The following are encoded in a window of Roseimaritima ulvae genomic DNA:
- a CDS encoding inositol oxygenase family protein: MNNDSDSQPAFNDIDRCELDQWEDDLLRRYPNPATSPPEPVSEKLVSDEKQADEFRDYAAEARPGVREFYRLNHRYQTYAFVQQKRRQYLSLKQRKMGIWTALEYLNTLVDDSDPDTELSQIEHLVQTAEAIRADGQPRWFILTGLIHDLGKILCLYGEPQWAVVGDTFPVGCGFSDKIVFHELFADNPDSQNPDYASDLGIYQPHTGLRNVCMSWGHDEYLYQVVRDYLPDEALYMIRYHSFYAAHREGAYTHLMDEQDRRQFAWVKAFNPYDLYTKSHRRPDVEGLRPYYEELINEFFPPELHW, encoded by the coding sequence ATGAACAATGATTCTGATTCCCAGCCCGCCTTCAATGACATTGACCGATGCGAACTCGACCAATGGGAAGACGACCTGCTGCGCCGCTACCCGAACCCGGCCACCTCACCGCCCGAACCGGTCAGCGAGAAATTAGTAAGCGATGAAAAACAGGCGGATGAGTTTCGCGACTATGCGGCCGAAGCGCGGCCCGGTGTACGCGAATTTTATCGGCTGAACCACCGCTACCAAACGTACGCATTCGTGCAACAAAAACGTCGCCAGTACCTGAGCTTGAAGCAGCGCAAGATGGGCATCTGGACGGCCTTGGAGTATCTCAACACATTGGTTGACGACAGCGATCCGGATACCGAGCTATCGCAGATCGAACATTTGGTGCAAACGGCTGAAGCTATCCGGGCCGACGGGCAGCCGCGGTGGTTTATCCTGACCGGTCTGATTCATGACCTGGGTAAAATCCTCTGCCTGTACGGCGAACCGCAATGGGCTGTCGTTGGCGATACCTTTCCGGTCGGCTGCGGCTTTTCGGACAAGATCGTTTTCCACGAACTGTTTGCCGACAATCCGGATTCCCAAAACCCAGACTACGCATCCGACCTCGGGATTTATCAACCACACACGGGGCTAAGAAACGTGTGCATGTCGTGGGGTCACGATGAGTATTTGTATCAGGTCGTGCGGGACTACCTGCCCGACGAAGCGCTGTACATGATCCGTTACCATTCGTTTTACGCGGCTCACCGCGAAGGGGCTTATACGCATCTGATGGACGAACAGGATCGGCGGCAGTTCGCATGGGTGAAGGCGTTTAATCCGTACGATCTTTACACCAAAAGCCACCGGCGGCCCGACGTCGAAGGCTTGCGACCGTACTACGAAGAACTGATCAACGAATTCTTCCCGCCAGAATTGCACTGGTAA
- the rsgA gene encoding ribosome small subunit-dependent GTPase A: protein MAGKKRSKDNRKVRADFRKKHQGRVRKSDLTREFKQGDGHAIEDVIQGERVSGKGDLTRRRTIIGANASPDDAAGLNVQLDVDASLIAGRVLSVHGLQSRVLADDGVLYECAVRQLLKSLSTDQRHVVVAGDRVVIRADADSTSMIERIEPRSSELSRTSKGRQHVIVANCDYLLIVASAAQPGLKPNLIDRFLLTAEQFGIRPIICINKVDLVDAVDLQPIVGVYAQLGYRVLLTSAETGQGIEYLRALVHDSQTVVAGQSGVGKSSLLNALEPELGLRVGKVSQENDKGKHTTTAAQLIPLQFGGFVVDTPGIRQFQLWDIAANEVSGLMRDLRSYVDACRFPDCMHINEHDCAVKDAVADGRIDARRYDAYCQIVEDLAS from the coding sequence AAGTGATCTGACACGCGAATTCAAACAGGGTGACGGTCATGCGATCGAAGACGTCATCCAGGGAGAACGTGTCAGCGGCAAGGGCGATTTAACCCGCCGGCGAACGATTATCGGGGCCAACGCGTCGCCCGATGACGCGGCCGGCTTGAATGTCCAGTTGGATGTCGACGCCTCGCTGATCGCCGGCAGAGTGCTCAGCGTGCACGGCTTGCAGAGCCGAGTGCTGGCCGACGACGGGGTGTTGTATGAATGCGCCGTGCGGCAATTGCTTAAGTCGCTGTCGACCGACCAACGGCATGTCGTGGTGGCCGGCGACCGCGTGGTGATCCGCGCCGATGCGGATTCGACCAGCATGATCGAACGCATCGAACCGCGCAGCAGCGAGTTGTCGCGAACCAGCAAGGGACGGCAACACGTGATCGTTGCCAACTGCGACTACCTGCTGATCGTGGCCAGCGCCGCTCAGCCCGGCTTAAAACCCAACCTGATCGATCGCTTTCTGCTGACCGCCGAACAGTTTGGCATTCGACCAATCATCTGTATCAACAAAGTCGATTTGGTCGATGCGGTTGATCTGCAGCCCATCGTCGGCGTCTACGCCCAACTGGGCTACCGCGTGCTGTTGACGTCGGCCGAAACCGGCCAGGGCATCGAATACCTGCGAGCTCTGGTGCATGACAGCCAGACCGTGGTGGCCGGCCAGAGCGGCGTCGGCAAGAGCAGTTTGCTGAATGCTCTTGAGCCCGAGTTGGGGCTGCGAGTTGGTAAAGTCAGTCAGGAAAACGATAAGGGCAAACATACCACGACGGCCGCGCAGCTGATTCCCTTGCAGTTCGGTGGGTTTGTCGTCGACACGCCGGGGATTCGCCAATTCCAGCTATGGGATATCGCGGCCAATGAAGTCAGCGGTTTGATGCGCGACCTGCGGTCGTACGTCGATGCCTGCCGCTTTCCCGACTGCATGCACATCAACGAACACGACTGTGCCGTCAAAGACGCCGTCGCCGACGGTCGCATCGATGCCCGGCGGTACGACGCCTACTGCCAAATCGTCGAAGACCTAGCAAGCTAA